One genomic window of Cyprinus carpio isolate SPL01 chromosome A23, ASM1834038v1, whole genome shotgun sequence includes the following:
- the LOC109066788 gene encoding CCN family member 5-like: MMDKVQRDRNSLMAWALLFYLGSQVCCQQCGIPCQCQSSVPDCPEGIPLILDGCQCCQVCARQQGEACSKLFPCDIQRGLQCDYSASFPGDPGECVSQKELGCEHNGVSYQEGQVFQPSCALHCRCSGGGVTCVPRCSEDVLLPTPDCPHPRRVQQPGKCCKEWVCENMDNTVLQDAHIASGSEQTLLADSAYQTRPGSNCIDQSSEWSACSHICGPGISTRVSNQNPACRLEMQMRLCMIRPCQPVLQRNPQWSRRKCQPSYRSVTPVRLFHQGCYSTQFYRPRYCGSCKDNRCCTPYHTGTALVTFRCPGGRLLNHAVMTINSCICHYNCPYSSRGAYRGTPFSYKTTTL, encoded by the exons ATGATGGACAAGgtacagagagacagaaacagcCTGATGGCATGGGCACTGCTGTTTTACCTAGGATCACAG GTGTGCTGTCAGCAGTGTGGCATCCCTTGTCAGTGCCAAAGCTCTGTACCAGACTGCCCAGAAGGCATTCCTCTCATTCTCGATGGGTGTCAGTGCTGTCAGGTGTGTGCGCGTCAGCAGGGTGAGGCCTGCAGTAAGCTGTTTCCGTGTGACATTCAGCGCGGCCTGCAATGTGACTATAGCGCCAGCTTCCCTGGAGACCCAGGAGAGTGTGTCA GTCAGAAGGAGCTGGGCTGTGAACATAATGGAGTCTCTTACCAGGAAGGCCAGGTATTTCAGCCCTCCTGTGCTCTTCATTGTCGTTGTTCGGGTGGAGGGGTGACCTGTGTGCCCCGGTGCAGTGAAGATGTTCTCCTGCCCACCCCAGACTGCCCTCATCCTCGAAGGGTTCAACAACCAGGAAAATGCTGTAAAGAGTGGGTGTGTGAAAATATGGACAACACAGTGCTTCAGGACGCTCACATAG CTTCAGGAAGTGAACAGACATTGCTTGCAGACTCTGCATACCAAACCAGACCTGGTTCAAACTGCATAGACCAGAGCTCAGAGTGGAGTGCTTGCTCACACATCTGCGGGCCTGGAATATCTACACGGGTTTCCAATCAAAACCCGGCCTGTCGCCTGGAGATGCAGATGCGCTTGTGTATGATACGACCCTGTCAGCCTGTACTCCAGAGAAACCCACAG TGGTCAAGGAGGAAATGTCAACCCTCTTACAGGTCAGTAACCCCGGTGCGGCTTTTCCACCAGGGCTGCTATAGTACGCAGTTCTACAGGCCCCGTTATTGTGGCTCATGTAAAGACAACCGTTGTTGCACTCCTTACCACACTGGCACGGCACTGGTCACTTTCCGCTGCCCTGGAGGAAGACTGCTTAATCATGCTGTCATGACCATCAACTCCTGCATCTGCCATTACAACTGCCCCTATTCATCTAGAGGGGCATATAGAGGGACTCCCTTCTCTTATAAAACAACTACCCTTTAA
- the LOC109045247 gene encoding P2Y purinoceptor 1-like, with the protein MESNSTCKLVNFDFTHKFLPSVYVTVFILGVIGNCLGLKSMYDNWKKIGNVNIFVLNLCLADILYLLTLPCLVVYYASKSNWTFGDVFCKLLRLCFCINLYGSIGFLTCISVYRYLGIVHTLRVKGRIAARHSVVIVTLVWFLVFLQCLPDMFFDKTSNNETSCFDTTSDNYIREYLKYSIGRTVLGFGIPLLILLCCYGHVAFFLMTKKDIDVILKLRCLRLVAILTLLFSVCFIPYHIFRNLNLATRVSKLDGTCQKWYSDVYIANQVGNGLACMNSAINPLVYLFNSDELLMKCFIKCGRARQSAAVSLAEDTPLQEQTPGSVVKK; encoded by the coding sequence ATGGAGTCCAATTCAACCTGTAAAttagtcaattttgattttactCACAAATTTTTGCCCTCGGTCTACGTGACTGTTTTCATTCTTGGAGTAATTGGCAACTGTTTGGGGCTGAAATCTATGTATGATAACTGGAAGAAAATTGGTAATGTAAATATCTTTGTGCTCAACCTTTGCCTGGCGGACATTTTATATCTTTTAACCTTACCCTGTTTGGTGGTTTACTACGCTTCCAAAAGCAATTGGACATTTGGAGATGTTTTCTGCAAGCTTTTAAGATTGTGTTTCTGCATCAACCTGTACGGCAGCATTGGGTTCCTCACATGCATCAGCGTTTACAGGTATCTCGGCATCGTTCACACTTTGAGAGTTAAAGGCAGAATTGCAGCGAGACACTCTGTGGTGATTGTTACGCTGGTTTGGTTTTTAGTGTTTCTTCAGTGTCTGCCTGATATGTTCTTTGACAAAACCTCAAACAACGAAACATCATGTTTTGATACAACTTCGGACAACTACATCAGGGAATACCTGAAGTACAGCATCGGAAGGACGGTTCTTGGATTTGGGATCCCGTTGTTAATATTGTTATGCTGCTACGGACATGTGGCGTTTTTTCTGATGACAAAGAAAGACATCGATGTCATCTTGAAGCTGAGGTGTCTCAGGCTGGTTGCCATCCTGACCCTGCTcttctctgtttgttttattccttaccacatttttagaaatttaaacCTGGCAACTCGAGTGTCCAAACTGGACGGCACGTGTCAGAAATGGTATTCTGATGTGTACATTGCAAACCAAGTTGGTAATGGATTGGCATGCATGAATAGTGCGATCAACCCACTGGTTTACCTCTTTAACAGTGATGAATTGCTGATGAAGTGTTTTATAAAGTGCGGACGAGCCCGCCAGTCTGCTGCCGTTTCTCTTGCGGAGGACACTCCCTTACAGGAGCAAACTCCCGGCAGCGTGGTCAAGAAATAG